The following are encoded together in the Capsulimonas corticalis genome:
- a CDS encoding arylsulfatase, with amino-acid sequence MISNTRIRWKTRSAALGWIALIGLSGCAHGAPPAGKSQPQRPNVLIILADDVGWSDIGCYGGEIQTPNLDALAGDGLRFKQFYNSARCSPSRASLLTGLHPHEAGVPVLGTPLNDRCVTLAEVLKPAGYHTYMVGKWHLGEQHTPVSRGFDEFYGMLGGFNTYWKEDPFYTRLPADHPKRVYQPGEFYSTNVFGDYALDFMDEGQKTGGPWMMYLAFNAAHFPLGAPEETIDKYETMYRTKGWDAIREERLAREKALGLVPADLPLTPRSVVPANFINRQTGWADKQNPAWDSLPADRRADLARRMAVYAATIDIMDRNIGRVVAHLKETGQWNNTLIFFLSDNGACAEWDPYGFDQLDSPKNILHTGDALKTVGGPDSYISYGSGWANASNTPWRLYKHYTQEGGIRTPMIVHWPGGLKTKPGATTDQLGYITDFMPTLLTLCGAEYPKERNGVAILPMEGDSLVPAFSGGKLPPRTLCIEHEGNRMVREGDWKLVALAGKPWELYDLHKDPAEMNDLSAGDPKRVQTMSAAWEDWAVRCQVIANPSPQIAGQPIDIRCDVTPQGADGVILAQGGDQRGYALYLQGGKLIFGVREAGKLYTAAVADPPKDKFSLEARLETTGAMTLSINGGPPARGAAPGVIAAQPKDGLSIGEDTQSAVGDYTAPNTLKGKVENVKVTAGK; translated from the coding sequence GTGATATCGAACACAAGAATCCGGTGGAAAACAAGGTCCGCAGCGCTCGGGTGGATCGCCCTGATCGGCCTTTCGGGGTGCGCGCACGGAGCGCCGCCCGCCGGGAAATCGCAGCCACAGCGGCCCAATGTCCTGATTATTCTGGCGGACGACGTCGGCTGGTCGGACATCGGCTGCTATGGCGGCGAGATTCAGACGCCCAACCTTGACGCTCTGGCGGGCGACGGCCTGCGGTTCAAGCAGTTCTATAACTCCGCGCGGTGCAGCCCCTCGCGCGCGTCGCTGCTCACCGGCCTGCATCCGCATGAAGCCGGCGTGCCGGTGCTGGGGACGCCGCTCAACGATCGCTGCGTCACCCTCGCGGAAGTCCTGAAACCCGCCGGCTATCACACCTACATGGTCGGCAAGTGGCATTTAGGCGAACAGCACACCCCGGTCTCGCGCGGTTTCGATGAGTTCTACGGGATGCTCGGCGGCTTCAACACCTACTGGAAAGAAGATCCATTTTACACGCGTCTGCCCGCCGATCATCCCAAGCGCGTTTACCAGCCCGGCGAGTTTTACTCCACCAACGTCTTTGGCGATTACGCGCTGGACTTCATGGACGAAGGGCAAAAAACCGGCGGTCCCTGGATGATGTACCTCGCGTTCAACGCGGCGCACTTCCCGCTGGGCGCCCCCGAGGAAACGATCGACAAGTACGAGACGATGTATCGGACCAAGGGCTGGGACGCCATTCGAGAGGAGCGTCTCGCGCGTGAGAAAGCCCTGGGACTGGTCCCCGCCGACCTGCCGCTCACCCCGCGCAGTGTCGTTCCGGCCAACTTCATCAACCGCCAGACCGGCTGGGCCGACAAGCAGAATCCGGCGTGGGATTCGCTGCCCGCCGACCGGCGCGCCGACCTCGCCCGGCGCATGGCGGTTTATGCGGCGACGATCGATATCATGGACCGCAACATCGGCCGCGTCGTGGCCCATCTCAAAGAAACAGGCCAGTGGAACAACACCCTGATCTTCTTCCTGAGCGACAACGGCGCCTGCGCCGAGTGGGATCCCTACGGCTTCGACCAGCTCGACTCGCCGAAGAATATTCTGCACACCGGCGACGCCCTGAAGACCGTCGGCGGTCCGGACAGTTACATCAGCTACGGCAGCGGCTGGGCTAACGCCAGCAACACTCCCTGGCGTCTCTACAAGCACTACACGCAGGAAGGCGGAATCCGAACGCCGATGATCGTCCACTGGCCCGGAGGATTGAAGACCAAACCCGGCGCGACGACGGATCAGCTCGGGTACATCACCGACTTCATGCCGACGCTGCTCACCCTCTGCGGCGCCGAGTATCCCAAAGAACGAAACGGCGTGGCCATTCTGCCCATGGAGGGCGACAGCCTCGTCCCGGCCTTCTCCGGAGGCAAGCTGCCCCCGCGCACGCTCTGCATCGAACACGAAGGCAACCGCATGGTGCGCGAAGGCGACTGGAAGCTGGTCGCTCTGGCGGGCAAGCCATGGGAACTCTACGATCTGCATAAGGACCCGGCGGAGATGAACGATCTGTCGGCGGGCGATCCCAAGCGCGTCCAGACGATGAGCGCCGCCTGGGAAGACTGGGCCGTGCGCTGCCAGGTCATCGCCAACCCCTCCCCGCAAATCGCCGGCCAGCCGATCGACATCCGCTGCGACGTCACGCCGCAGGGCGCCGACGGCGTCATCCTCGCCCAGGGCGGCGACCAGCGCGGCTACGCGTTATATTTGCAGGGCGGCAAACTGATCTTCGGCGTCCGTGAAGCCGGCAAGCTTTACACCGCTGCCGTAGCCGATCCGCCCAAAGACAAATTCTCTCTCGAAGCTCGCTTAGAGACGACCGGCGCCATGACGCTCTCCATCAACGGCGGCCCGCCCGCGCGCGGCGCCGCCCCCGGCGTGATCGCCGCCCAGCCAAAAGACGGCCTGAGCATCGGCGAAGACACGCAAAGCGCGGTCGGCGACTACACGGCGCCGAATACGCTCAAAGGCAAGGTCGAGAACGTGAAGGTCACGGCGGGCAAGTAG
- a CDS encoding ComEC/Rec2 family competence protein, which produces MRASLQHRPLLCFACAFALGVAACGAGHTPLWLIAAALALGGALLAWRASPWPLALTGLILAGMACGALRETSALVVPPGDIRHCAGQAALATVTGVIANDPERRPGRLLFRLRAEQVQMRGETKAVTGLLSVTLASSEARDTPTLDYGDRIALRGYLDLPPAATNPGAFSWRDYLARQGVYAALSARRPPTLISHGAGANPILRAAWTARHQIVTALKAHLPPTDAAVLCGILIGQRSDLDPGLLADFVHTGTIHVLASAGLHVGILIWWLLAAARRLTIPRRWAALGIIAILWLYAVMAGGRPSVTRAALLATVYLAALFFEREPDLPTSLGFAALAILLDNPQTLFDSGFQMSFLTVATLAVTMPLWSDYWRERAERWTRLAPAVRRAAFWGLELAGLTLFAQLGSAPIVAGAYNEFSLSGVLANLLVVPALFLIVPLGFLTAAFAGISSGAAALSATLLLPLLDYVIAVVRACGEGRWAFRAIQTPPIVLIALYYAGVAFAAALLARRKISSNRPLAH; this is translated from the coding sequence ATGCGCGCTTCACTCCAGCACCGGCCGCTTCTTTGTTTCGCCTGCGCGTTCGCGCTCGGCGTCGCCGCATGCGGAGCCGGCCATACGCCGCTCTGGCTGATCGCCGCCGCCCTGGCGCTCGGGGGAGCGCTGCTGGCATGGCGAGCGTCTCCCTGGCCGCTGGCGCTCACGGGTCTGATCCTGGCGGGAATGGCCTGCGGCGCGCTGCGGGAAACATCCGCGCTAGTGGTTCCGCCCGGCGATATCCGCCATTGCGCCGGTCAAGCCGCGCTGGCGACCGTCACCGGCGTCATTGCGAACGATCCGGAGCGCCGTCCGGGCCGCCTCCTCTTTCGCCTGCGCGCGGAGCAAGTCCAGATGCGCGGCGAAACAAAGGCCGTGACGGGCCTGCTCTCCGTAACGCTGGCGTCCTCCGAGGCCCGCGACACTCCCACTCTGGACTACGGCGACCGAATCGCCCTGCGCGGTTATCTGGATCTTCCCCCGGCCGCGACCAACCCCGGCGCGTTCTCCTGGCGCGACTACCTCGCGCGGCAAGGCGTTTACGCTGCGCTCTCCGCACGCCGCCCCCCCACCCTGATTTCTCATGGCGCCGGCGCGAATCCCATCCTCCGCGCCGCCTGGACGGCGCGCCATCAGATCGTGACCGCCCTGAAAGCGCATCTGCCGCCCACGGACGCCGCCGTGCTCTGCGGGATCCTGATCGGGCAGCGCTCCGATCTCGATCCGGGCCTGCTCGCGGATTTCGTGCATACAGGAACGATCCACGTGCTGGCGTCCGCCGGCCTGCATGTCGGGATCCTGATCTGGTGGCTTCTGGCGGCCGCGCGGCGGCTCACGATTCCGCGCCGCTGGGCCGCGCTGGGGATCATCGCGATCCTCTGGCTCTACGCCGTCATGGCCGGCGGCAGACCTTCGGTGACGCGGGCGGCGCTGCTGGCGACGGTGTATCTCGCCGCCCTTTTCTTCGAACGCGAGCCGGACCTGCCGACATCGCTCGGCTTCGCGGCCCTCGCCATCCTCCTGGATAACCCACAGACGCTGTTCGACTCCGGATTCCAGATGTCGTTCCTGACGGTCGCCACCCTCGCCGTCACGATGCCGCTCTGGTCGGATTATTGGCGCGAACGCGCGGAGCGCTGGACGCGGCTCGCTCCCGCCGTCCGGCGCGCCGCGTTCTGGGGTCTGGAGCTTGCGGGCCTGACGCTGTTCGCGCAGCTCGGATCCGCGCCGATCGTGGCCGGCGCCTATAACGAGTTCTCCCTGAGCGGCGTCCTCGCCAACCTTCTGGTCGTCCCCGCGCTGTTTCTGATCGTTCCTCTGGGCTTCCTGACGGCGGCGTTTGCCGGGATTTCTTCGGGCGCGGCCGCGCTGAGCGCGACTCTGCTGCTTCCCCTGCTGGACTATGTCATCGCCGTCGTCCGCGCCTGCGGCGAAGGGCGCTGGGCGTTTCGGGCCATCCAAACGCCGCCGATCGTACTTATCGCCCTCTACTATGCCGGCGTCGCCTTCGCTGCGGCGTTGCTTGCCCGGAGGAAAATTTCGTCAAATCGGCCACTCGCGCACTAA
- a CDS encoding arylsulfatase — protein MHTHWRLAALCALLTTLGAPSHAAAPKPPNIVVILVDDMGYSDIGCYGGEIHTPNLDKLAQEGVRFTQFHNTARCCPSRAALLTGLYSHEAGVGHMTDEQDDANGNPLPGYSGRLNDKCVTIAEALHGAGYFTAMTGKWHVGQNYGVTPWGRGFDRTMTSAAGGFYFPDTPGGGSLFLNGKSIGRTGGPLPQQWYSTDLWTDYGLKFIDEAKAAHKPFFLYLAHNAPHFPLQAPAADIARWRGKYMAGWDKLREARYRRQIQMGLIDKSWPLSPRLPGVPAWDSLTPQQKERYDHIMAIYAAVVEHMDQSVGRLVAGLKQRGELDNTLILFMSDNGGNAESGIQGRLEGADPGGPKSTVFVGQCWATLNNTPFVRYKHYTDEGGIATPLIAHWPQGIPKARDGRLEPQPGHIIDIMGTCLDVAGAAYPKTFQGHAITPMEGVSLRPAFAGQKIHRTQPIFWEHEGNRAVLSPPWKLVAVSVQPWRLYNITSDRTEQRDLAGAQPERVKLLTAQWNQWAARANVLPLNPENGVLSTETHFTLQSGAHLDQSHAPAVAGRGFTLAAKFAVTGTNGVLAAQGGAAQGYALFLQDGKLAFLVRENGQITRIDTPQTVSGAHASTAHVAPNGALSLTLDSQPPVTGKAPSALPLMPVDGLDIGSDRGGRVGPYGASNAFPGTITSVTIDLEAEQAD, from the coding sequence ATGCACACTCACTGGCGCCTCGCGGCGCTTTGCGCCCTGCTCACCACCCTCGGCGCCCCCTCCCATGCGGCCGCGCCGAAGCCGCCGAATATCGTCGTCATCCTTGTGGATGACATGGGGTACTCCGATATCGGCTGTTACGGCGGCGAGATCCACACGCCCAATCTGGACAAGCTCGCTCAGGAAGGCGTGCGATTTACGCAGTTTCATAATACGGCGCGCTGCTGCCCGTCGCGGGCGGCGCTGCTGACAGGGCTGTATTCCCATGAGGCGGGCGTCGGCCATATGACCGACGAACAAGATGACGCGAACGGCAATCCGCTGCCGGGATACAGCGGCCGCCTCAACGACAAATGCGTCACCATCGCCGAGGCGCTGCATGGCGCGGGCTACTTCACCGCGATGACCGGCAAATGGCACGTCGGGCAAAACTACGGCGTGACGCCCTGGGGGCGCGGCTTCGACCGCACGATGACCAGCGCGGCGGGCGGCTTCTACTTTCCGGACACGCCGGGCGGCGGATCGCTCTTTTTGAATGGAAAAAGCATCGGACGCACCGGCGGACCGCTGCCCCAGCAGTGGTATTCGACGGACCTGTGGACCGACTATGGCCTGAAATTCATCGACGAAGCGAAGGCGGCGCACAAGCCCTTCTTCCTCTATCTGGCGCACAACGCGCCCCACTTCCCGCTCCAGGCGCCCGCCGCCGATATCGCGCGCTGGCGCGGCAAGTATATGGCGGGCTGGGACAAACTGCGCGAGGCGCGATATCGTCGTCAGATCCAGATGGGGCTGATCGACAAATCCTGGCCGCTGTCGCCGCGCCTGCCGGGAGTGCCCGCCTGGGACAGCCTGACGCCGCAGCAAAAGGAACGCTACGATCACATCATGGCGATCTACGCCGCCGTGGTGGAGCATATGGACCAGAGCGTCGGCCGATTGGTGGCCGGCCTGAAGCAGCGCGGAGAGCTGGACAACACGCTCATTTTGTTTATGAGCGATAATGGCGGCAACGCGGAGAGTGGAATACAAGGTCGATTGGAGGGCGCCGATCCTGGCGGGCCAAAGTCCACCGTGTTTGTCGGCCAATGCTGGGCGACACTCAACAACACGCCTTTCGTACGCTACAAGCACTACACGGATGAAGGCGGCATCGCCACGCCGCTGATCGCGCACTGGCCGCAGGGCATTCCGAAGGCGCGCGACGGCCGTTTGGAGCCGCAGCCGGGACATATCATCGATATCATGGGGACCTGTCTGGACGTCGCCGGCGCCGCATATCCCAAGACGTTTCAGGGGCATGCGATCACGCCGATGGAAGGCGTCAGCCTGCGCCCGGCGTTCGCGGGCCAGAAGATCCATCGCACACAGCCGATCTTCTGGGAGCACGAAGGCAACCGCGCCGTTCTGTCGCCCCCATGGAAGCTCGTCGCTGTCAGCGTCCAGCCCTGGCGGCTTTACAACATCACAAGCGACCGCACCGAGCAGCGCGATCTCGCCGGCGCGCAGCCGGAGCGCGTGAAACTCCTCACGGCGCAATGGAATCAATGGGCCGCGCGCGCCAACGTGCTGCCTTTGAATCCAGAGAACGGCGTCCTGAGCACGGAAACGCACTTCACGCTCCAAAGCGGCGCCCACCTTGACCAGTCGCACGCTCCCGCCGTCGCCGGTCGCGGCTTCACGCTCGCCGCCAAGTTTGCCGTCACGGGAACAAACGGCGTCCTCGCGGCGCAGGGCGGAGCGGCCCAAGGGTACGCACTCTTCCTTCAGGATGGGAAGCTGGCGTTTCTGGTGCGGGAGAACGGCCAGATCACCCGCATCGACACGCCCCAAACCGTCTCCGGCGCGCACGCCTCCACCGCGCATGTGGCTCCGAACGGCGCTCTCAGCCTCACGCTCGACAGTCAGCCGCCCGTTACGGGAAAAGCGCCCAGCGCACTGCCGCTCATGCCGGTCGATGGCCTGGATATCGGCTCGGATCGGGGCGGACGGGTCGGGCCGTACGGCGCATCCAACGCCTTTCCCGGAACCATTACCTCGGTCACGATCGACTTAGAAGCCGAGCAGGCGGATTAG
- a CDS encoding DUF1559 domain-containing protein yields the protein MKHHKYRSAAFTLIELLVVIAIIAILAAILFPVFAKAREKARQTTCLSNEKQIGLGFLQYIQDFDERFPLSVVSTVSPPPPGLAVGWADAIQPYIKSRPIFQCPSEPFPANDVAQNAGYTDYWMNKNAGDGDQTYPLCNNPSLTIMIGEGGAFNGTIIANSTARFRTNGCNGAGDASATGLNRYQPVCPSPGLATNLGGGGLRHTDGANYGFVDGHARWIKNSTAQISARIWNGLTPFSQSGSDPTLHLKD from the coding sequence ATGAAGCATCACAAATACCGTTCCGCCGCATTTACTTTGATTGAATTGCTCGTCGTCATCGCCATTATAGCGATTCTCGCAGCGATACTCTTTCCCGTGTTCGCCAAAGCGCGCGAGAAGGCGCGGCAGACCACGTGCCTTTCCAATGAGAAGCAAATCGGGCTGGGTTTTCTGCAATATATTCAGGACTTCGATGAACGATTCCCGCTCTCGGTCGTCAGCACCGTCAGTCCTCCTCCCCCGGGCCTTGCGGTCGGCTGGGCGGACGCCATTCAGCCTTACATCAAGAGCCGTCCGATCTTTCAGTGCCCGAGCGAGCCGTTTCCCGCCAACGATGTCGCGCAGAACGCTGGGTATACGGACTACTGGATGAACAAAAACGCCGGCGATGGAGATCAGACCTACCCGCTCTGCAATAACCCGTCGCTGACGATCATGATCGGCGAGGGCGGCGCGTTCAACGGAACAATCATCGCGAACTCAACGGCGCGCTTCCGCACTAACGGCTGCAACGGCGCGGGCGACGCCTCCGCCACCGGCCTGAACCGCTACCAGCCCGTCTGCCCCAGTCCCGGCCTCGCGACCAATCTGGGCGGCGGCGGCCTTCGCCATACCGACGGCGCCAATTACGGCTTCGTGGACGGTCACGCCCGGTGGATCAAAAACTCCACCGCTCAGATCAGCGCCCGTATCTGGAACGGCTTGACGCCGTTCTCCCAATCGGGAAGTGATCCGACGCTCCATTTGAAGGACTAA
- the nagA gene encoding N-acetylglucosamine-6-phosphate deacetylase, producing the protein MITVTGEIVTFDGILSDGALTIDDETGLITDIGSRRNAAGASADIDASGFWVLPGFIDMHVHGGGGADFMHGTEAAARTAARTHARFGTTGMLATTLTASRADTDAAIQAARRVIESGRGDDEVRIVGVHLEGPYICPARRGAQPEAHVRLPDLEEFTHWVTLGGGAIRQITLAPEMDGAEVVTRAALASNVVVSAGHTDSRAADVARAIPWGVRQGTHLFNAMRGVHHREPGTAGAILTSPEIVAEVIADGVHLHPAIVRLTVAAKGLDGVVLITDAMEGAAMPDGVYQLGGFDVHVQNGEATFADGTLAGSVLTMDRAFQNVQKFAQIAPWQAARLASANAARQLGILDRVGTLEIGKQGDLVVINPETGQVEWTVIGGRVAYRRQ; encoded by the coding sequence ATGATTACAGTGACTGGCGAGATCGTGACCTTCGATGGAATTTTGTCGGATGGAGCCCTGACAATCGATGACGAAACGGGCCTGATTACGGACATCGGCTCGCGGCGAAACGCCGCCGGAGCGAGCGCGGATATCGATGCGAGCGGCTTCTGGGTGCTGCCGGGATTTATCGACATGCACGTCCACGGCGGCGGCGGCGCGGACTTCATGCATGGGACCGAAGCGGCGGCGCGGACGGCGGCGCGCACCCACGCGCGTTTTGGAACGACGGGCATGCTCGCCACGACCCTGACGGCCTCGCGCGCGGACACCGACGCCGCGATCCAGGCCGCGCGCCGCGTGATCGAATCGGGGCGCGGGGACGACGAGGTGCGCATTGTCGGCGTCCACCTCGAAGGCCCCTACATCTGCCCCGCCCGGCGCGGCGCTCAGCCCGAAGCGCATGTGCGGCTCCCCGATTTGGAAGAGTTTACGCACTGGGTGACGCTCGGCGGCGGCGCGATCCGCCAGATCACCCTCGCCCCCGAGATGGACGGCGCCGAAGTCGTGACCCGCGCGGCGCTGGCGTCGAATGTCGTCGTCTCCGCCGGTCACACCGACTCCCGCGCCGCCGACGTGGCGCGCGCCATCCCGTGGGGCGTGCGCCAGGGAACGCACCTGTTCAACGCCATGCGCGGCGTCCACCACCGTGAGCCCGGAACCGCCGGCGCGATTCTGACCTCCCCGGAGATCGTGGCCGAAGTCATCGCCGACGGCGTCCACCTCCACCCCGCGATCGTCCGTCTCACGGTCGCCGCCAAGGGCCTGGATGGCGTCGTGCTGATCACCGACGCCATGGAAGGCGCCGCGATGCCCGACGGCGTCTACCAGCTCGGCGGCTTCGACGTCCACGTCCAAAACGGCGAAGCCACCTTCGCCGACGGCACCCTCGCCGGCAGCGTCCTCACGATGGACCGGGCCTTCCAAAACGTCCAGAAGTTCGCCCAAATCGCCCCCTGGCAAGCCGCGCGCCTCGCCTCCGCGAACGCCGCCCGGCAATTGGGGATTTTGGATCGGGTTGGGACTTTGGAAATCGGCAAGCAGGGGGATTTGGTGGTGATCAACCCGGAGACGGGGCAGGTGGAGTGGACGGTGATTGGGGGACGGGTGGCTTATCGGCGGCAATAA
- a CDS encoding formylglycine-generating enzyme family protein, with product MNVSRRNHLAACILSFAGALLATAAPYGAAAAAKSYAAPPGMAWIPAGAFTMGSNDAMFPDAQPLHKVTLDGFFIDRNLVTNAQFAKFVSATHYVTVAERRPDPKLFPGVPADKLVPGAIVFAPPPRPVALDDAAQWWRYVPGANWRHPEGPHSSIARRMDHPVVQVCWADAAAYAKWAGKRLPTEAEWEYAARGGRNQKPYVWGDTFQPHGRIMANTFQGNFPNHNTQEDGYAATSPVGKFPPNGFGLYDMAGNVWEWCADWYRPDYYASSPRKNPKGPAASLDPDEPGVPKRVQRGGSFLCTDQYCSRYMPGSRGKGEVLTGACNLGFRCVVSGR from the coding sequence ATGAACGTCTCTCGCCGCAACCATCTCGCCGCATGCATCCTCTCATTCGCCGGTGCGCTGCTGGCGACTGCCGCCCCATATGGGGCGGCAGCTGCCGCTAAGTCGTACGCCGCGCCCCCAGGAATGGCGTGGATCCCGGCGGGCGCGTTCACGATGGGCAGCAACGACGCGATGTTTCCGGACGCGCAGCCGCTGCACAAAGTCACTCTGGACGGCTTCTTCATCGACCGCAATCTCGTCACCAACGCCCAGTTCGCGAAGTTCGTGAGCGCCACGCATTACGTCACGGTCGCCGAGCGCCGTCCGGATCCTAAACTATTCCCCGGCGTCCCGGCGGACAAATTGGTCCCCGGCGCCATCGTATTCGCTCCGCCGCCCCGCCCCGTCGCGCTGGACGACGCCGCCCAGTGGTGGCGTTACGTCCCTGGCGCGAACTGGCGGCACCCCGAAGGCCCCCACAGCAGTATTGCGCGCCGTATGGATCACCCCGTCGTGCAAGTCTGCTGGGCCGACGCCGCCGCATACGCAAAGTGGGCCGGCAAGCGCCTGCCGACGGAAGCCGAATGGGAGTACGCCGCGAGGGGAGGACGGAATCAGAAGCCGTACGTCTGGGGCGACACATTCCAGCCGCACGGCCGGATCATGGCGAACACCTTTCAGGGCAACTTCCCCAATCACAACACTCAAGAAGACGGCTACGCGGCGACATCCCCCGTCGGCAAATTCCCACCCAACGGCTTTGGCCTCTACGACATGGCCGGAAACGTCTGGGAATGGTGCGCCGACTGGTACCGGCCCGACTACTACGCCAGCAGCCCGCGTAAGAATCCCAAGGGTCCCGCCGCCAGTCTCGATCCCGATGAACCAGGCGTCCCCAAGCGCGTCCAGCGCGGCGGATCGTTTCTGTGCACGGATCAATACTGCTCGCGCTACATGCCGGGGAGTCGGGGCAAAGGGGAAGTGCTGACGGGAGCGTGCAATCTGGGGTTTCGGTGTGTGGTTTCGGGGAGATAG
- a CDS encoding S8 family serine peptidase, whose product MTPRFLFSLAVLLTAPAAHAAPALRVPYPNLDAGIRKVTARGGEGTAKIAPELRLLANQFRAAKPAAPDTFVYSKAQLLSRFGIDGSEAEPQVNVALTVAADTGDAALSALGARIYEHSASNTVCARVSVSKIPDLAMESSVYAIRLARSAEYPPVPPSSLRPRIRPFTTSRGGEADAVAFDHQGLTGKGVIVGVVDSGIDWRHADFRRADGSTRILALWDMTDNSWKTSKGKIGSKPPVVGDKEIIGTLYTRAQIDAALGKSGDVKSVDHEGHGTACAGTAAGSGADFPGVAPDADLIVVKAGENGANPFYFLGTQFIADQAKALGEPCVISQSFGSNDTAHDGDSLEEQAMNEIAAPGKAGICICVAAGNDGLSSSHASGRFGALQDGQADIESRPIQLFVDQPTLLDAYFKAGDEWGLAVAGLDKYLIDKAGKPVFFYVARTGKGIKGVTSATPSAPKSFAAFFKTVELDTVSNGQEDHLSIPLEPGSYLIYGFGASAKVTDGAFHLYLPFPGNASFGDGADKHAMVAAPGTASNVITVGSYNIRKSWRNAASKTTSYNLPVGDISDYSSPGFRRDGVVKPEIAAPGAYAISPLAQGSKMSLGADGKPDTASLTPDKQHLAWSGTSAACPYTAGVIALMLQKNPTLDEAQIRKILTGAAQHDDFTGAVPNNLWGYGKLAPAAALTATPAAPDSASSGKMGQPQ is encoded by the coding sequence ATGACTCCACGTTTCTTGTTCAGCCTCGCCGTGCTGCTGACCGCGCCGGCGGCGCACGCGGCCCCCGCCCTGCGCGTCCCATACCCAAATCTGGACGCTGGCATCCGGAAAGTCACCGCGCGCGGCGGCGAGGGAACCGCGAAGATCGCTCCCGAACTGCGGCTCCTGGCGAACCAGTTCCGCGCCGCAAAGCCTGCGGCGCCGGACACGTTCGTTTACTCCAAAGCGCAGCTGCTCAGCCGGTTTGGCATCGATGGATCGGAGGCGGAGCCGCAGGTGAATGTCGCGCTGACGGTTGCCGCGGACACCGGCGACGCCGCGTTGTCGGCTCTTGGGGCGCGGATTTACGAACACTCCGCCTCCAATACCGTCTGCGCGCGCGTTTCCGTCTCCAAAATTCCAGATCTGGCCATGGAAAGCTCCGTCTACGCCATCCGGCTCGCGCGCAGCGCCGAGTATCCGCCCGTCCCGCCAAGCTCCCTGCGGCCGCGCATCCGGCCCTTTACGACCTCACGCGGCGGCGAAGCCGACGCCGTGGCGTTCGACCATCAAGGACTGACCGGCAAGGGCGTGATCGTCGGCGTCGTCGACTCCGGGATCGACTGGCGGCACGCGGACTTCCGGCGCGCCGACGGATCGACGCGCATTCTCGCCCTGTGGGATATGACCGACAACTCCTGGAAGACGTCCAAGGGGAAGATCGGCTCCAAGCCGCCGGTCGTGGGCGACAAAGAGATCATCGGCACGCTCTATACGCGCGCGCAGATCGACGCCGCGCTGGGCAAATCCGGCGACGTAAAGTCCGTCGACCACGAAGGACATGGCACGGCCTGCGCCGGGACCGCCGCCGGCAGCGGCGCCGACTTCCCAGGCGTCGCCCCCGACGCGGACTTGATCGTCGTCAAGGCCGGCGAGAACGGGGCCAACCCGTTTTACTTCCTTGGAACGCAGTTTATCGCCGATCAAGCCAAGGCGCTGGGCGAGCCGTGCGTGATCAGCCAGAGCTTCGGCTCGAACGACACGGCCCACGATGGCGACAGCCTGGAGGAGCAGGCGATGAACGAGATCGCGGCCCCGGGCAAGGCGGGAATCTGTATCTGCGTGGCGGCCGGAAACGACGGTCTCTCCAGCTCGCACGCCAGCGGCCGGTTCGGCGCGCTCCAGGACGGCCAGGCCGATATCGAAAGCCGCCCGATCCAGTTGTTTGTCGATCAGCCGACCCTTCTCGATGCGTACTTCAAGGCCGGCGACGAGTGGGGGCTGGCGGTCGCCGGCCTGGACAAATACCTCATCGATAAGGCGGGCAAACCGGTATTCTTTTACGTCGCGCGCACCGGCAAAGGGATCAAGGGCGTGACAAGCGCGACGCCGAGCGCCCCGAAGTCGTTCGCCGCGTTTTTCAAAACCGTCGAGCTTGACACGGTCTCCAACGGACAGGAGGACCATCTCTCGATTCCGCTGGAGCCGGGCAGTTATTTGATCTACGGCTTCGGCGCCAGCGCCAAAGTGACGGATGGCGCCTTCCATCTTTACCTGCCATTCCCAGGCAACGCCTCGTTCGGCGACGGCGCGGACAAGCACGCCATGGTCGCCGCGCCGGGGACCGCCTCCAACGTCATCACGGTCGGCTCCTACAATATCCGCAAGTCCTGGCGCAACGCCGCCAGCAAAACCACCTCATACAACCTGCCGGTCGGCGATATCTCGGACTACTCCAGCCCCGGCTTCCGCCGCGACGGCGTCGTCAAGCCCGAGATCGCCGCCCCCGGCGCGTATGCGATCTCGCCGCTCGCGCAGGGCTCCAAGATGAGCCTCGGCGCGGACGGCAAGCCCGACACGGCCTCTCTCACTCCCGACAAACAGCACCTCGCCTGGTCCGGCACCAGCGCCGCCTGCCCCTACACCGCCGGCGTCATCGCCTTGATGCTGCAAAAGAACCCGACGCTCGACGAAGCCCAGATCCGCAAGATCCTCACTGGCGCCGCCCAGCACGACGACTTCACCGGCGCCGTCCCCAACAACCTCTGGGGCTACGGCAAACTCGCCCCCGCCGCCGCGCTCACGGCGACGCCCGCCGCGCCTGACAGCGCCTCCTCCGGAAAAATGGGACAGCCGCAGTGA